The Peribacillus sp. FSL E2-0218 genome contains a region encoding:
- a CDS encoding MFS transporter, whose product MKLNYIEPAGKSFKMTILALFLGSFVTFADLYSTQPVIPVFAKQFGVSPATASLTLSFATGALAICLLLVSFFSENIDRKKIMGTALTLSALLSICVSFIQDDLYILIAIRAIQGAVLAGFPAIAMAYINEEFHPKSLGYVMGIYVSGSSIGGLAGRLIVGVLTDHFSWNVAIGSLGALSLIISLFFWWMLPPSQHAIRNKVSLSRIKASLINNLRNGRLVLLFSMAFLLMGSFVTVYNFVGIPLMGPPYHLSQTLIGFIFIIYLVGTFSSTWMGRLADQYGRRGVLLSGIAIMLLGALMTLMAPLLLKILGLALFTFGFFGAHSIASSWIGRLAEKSEKAQASSLYLLFYYAGSSVVGASGGLFLMKFGWGGVISVVSILIILAAFCVIMVEKVKIAK is encoded by the coding sequence ATGAAATTGAATTATATCGAGCCAGCTGGTAAATCATTCAAGATGACAATCTTGGCTTTGTTTCTTGGCAGCTTTGTAACGTTTGCCGATCTGTATAGTACGCAGCCTGTCATTCCGGTATTCGCCAAGCAATTCGGCGTTTCCCCTGCAACGGCAAGCCTGACATTATCCTTTGCGACAGGGGCGCTTGCGATTTGTTTATTGCTCGTTTCCTTTTTCTCTGAAAACATCGATCGAAAAAAAATAATGGGGACAGCGCTCACGCTATCTGCCTTATTATCCATATGCGTCAGCTTCATCCAGGATGATCTATACATCCTGATCGCCATACGGGCGATTCAAGGAGCAGTTCTTGCCGGCTTCCCGGCGATTGCCATGGCCTATATCAATGAAGAATTCCATCCAAAAAGCCTGGGGTATGTCATGGGGATTTATGTGAGCGGCTCAAGCATCGGAGGCTTGGCCGGCCGGCTGATTGTCGGCGTGCTGACCGATCATTTCTCATGGAATGTAGCGATTGGCAGCCTTGGGGCATTAAGCCTGATCATCAGTCTTTTCTTCTGGTGGATGCTTCCCCCTTCCCAGCATGCCATTCGCAATAAAGTGTCATTGTCGCGAATCAAAGCCTCGCTTATCAATAACTTAAGGAATGGCAGGCTCGTCCTCTTATTCAGTATGGCTTTCCTATTGATGGGGTCGTTTGTTACCGTATATAACTTTGTGGGTATACCATTAATGGGACCGCCCTATCATTTATCACAGACATTGATCGGCTTCATTTTCATCATTTATCTTGTCGGGACATTCAGTTCCACCTGGATGGGGAGGCTCGCCGATCAGTATGGCCGGAGGGGCGTCCTTCTCTCCGGGATTGCCATCATGCTGCTGGGCGCGCTAATGACCTTAATGGCACCGCTGCTGCTGAAAATCCTGGGGCTAGCATTGTTTACATTCGGTTTTTTTGGCGCTCACTCCATCGCAAGCAGCTGGATCGGACGATTAGCCGAAAAAAGCGAAAAAGCGCAAGCCTCCTCTTTATATTTGCTGTTTTACTATGCAGGGTCCAGTGTCGTGGGGGCATCTGGCGGTTTATTCCTGATGAAGTTCGGCTGGGGCGGGGTCATCTCGGTTGTGTCCATCCTCATCATCCTGGCTGCCTTTTGTGTCATTATGGTTGAAAAAGTGAAAATCGCTAAATAA
- a CDS encoding amino acid permease, with protein sequence MGNDQLKKTIGFWVGTSIVVGTVIGSGIFMKPGDVLELSGNSTMALLAWLIGGLITLASGLTIAEVSTRIPKTGGLYVYLEEVYGKVWGFLCGWVQTLVYGPAVMGALSLYFGLLVSGIFNISSDYTLAIGIITIVFLAAMNLLGTKYGGIIQTLSTVGKLIPILFIAVFGIAQGDMPVFNVTSESSMKISMAGAILATLWAYDGWMNVGFMAGEMKNPQKTLPRAIITGILVVMVAYLAVNLAMLHVLGAEGVVAHGTNAANVAATMLFGELGGKLIAIGILISIFGCLNGKLLTFPRITLAMAHDKMMPGHKQIGKISPKFKTPINATILQVIIAIIMMVVTNPDKLTNMAIFSVFCFYGLAFFAVFILRKRDPHAKTYKVPLYPIIPIVAIAGAVYIVASTLIDTPLDALYSLIILVIGMPVYWLLKKSERVEG encoded by the coding sequence ATGGGAAATGATCAGTTGAAGAAAACGATTGGCTTTTGGGTCGGAACATCTATAGTAGTCGGCACGGTCATCGGTTCCGGTATTTTCATGAAACCTGGTGACGTGCTTGAGTTAAGCGGCAATTCAACCATGGCCTTATTAGCTTGGTTGATAGGCGGTCTCATTACCCTGGCAAGCGGCTTGACGATCGCTGAAGTGAGTACGCGCATCCCTAAAACGGGTGGCTTATATGTGTACCTTGAAGAAGTGTACGGAAAAGTTTGGGGCTTCCTCTGCGGCTGGGTGCAAACGTTGGTATATGGACCTGCTGTCATGGGAGCACTCAGTTTATATTTCGGGTTATTGGTGTCAGGAATTTTCAATATATCTTCTGATTACACGCTGGCCATTGGAATCATAACGATCGTTTTCTTGGCTGCGATGAACTTGCTCGGGACGAAGTACGGCGGGATCATCCAAACCTTATCGACCGTCGGCAAACTGATCCCGATCCTTTTCATCGCCGTATTCGGGATTGCCCAAGGTGATATGCCAGTTTTCAATGTAACGAGTGAAAGTTCAATGAAAATCAGCATGGCTGGAGCGATATTGGCTACACTGTGGGCGTATGATGGCTGGATGAACGTCGGCTTCATGGCCGGAGAGATGAAGAATCCCCAAAAAACGTTACCGCGCGCAATCATTACAGGCATCCTCGTGGTCATGGTCGCATACTTGGCCGTTAACCTTGCCATGCTTCATGTGTTGGGCGCAGAGGGTGTCGTCGCTCATGGCACGAATGCTGCGAATGTGGCGGCAACGATGCTATTTGGTGAATTGGGCGGGAAATTGATCGCGATCGGAATTTTGATTTCGATATTCGGTTGCTTGAACGGGAAGCTCCTGACCTTTCCGCGCATTACCCTGGCGATGGCGCACGATAAAATGATGCCGGGGCATAAACAAATCGGGAAAATATCGCCGAAGTTCAAAACGCCCATCAATGCGACGATCTTGCAAGTGATCATTGCAATCATCATGATGGTTGTGACAAACCCTGACAAACTTACGAATATGGCGATATTCTCTGTCTTCTGTTTTTATGGATTAGCTTTCTTTGCCGTCTTCATCCTGCGCAAGAGAGATCCGCACGCAAAAACATATAAAGTTCCGCTGTACCCGATCATTCCCATTGTAGCGATTGCTGGTGCCGTCTATATTGTGGCAAGCACATTGATCGATACCCCGCTGGATGCCTTGTATTCGTTAATCATCCTCGTTATCGGCATGCCCGTATACTGGCTGCTTAAAAAGAGCGAGCGGGTGGAAGGCTAA
- a CDS encoding undecaprenyl-diphosphate phosphatase: protein MNMWEIFVAVVLGLVEGLTEFAPVSSTGHMIIVDDLWLKSTDIFGSEVANAFKVVIQLGSILAVVVLFWGRFMDLLGLKKLKDTSAVKGPRLNLLQIFVGLLPAGIFGLLFEDYIDDKLFRIETVIIGLFLGAFLMIAADKFRPKLTAETVDQITYKQALGVGLIQCLSLWPGFSRSGSTISGGVLLGMSYRAASDFTFIMAVPIMAGASLLKVVKYWDSFTPEVLPFFIAGFISAFIFALFCIRFFLILINKVKLTPFAIYRIVLAVILLFIIW, encoded by the coding sequence ATGAATATGTGGGAAATTTTTGTTGCAGTTGTCCTTGGTCTTGTAGAAGGATTAACTGAATTTGCGCCTGTTTCGTCTACAGGGCATATGATTATCGTCGACGATTTATGGCTGAAATCGACCGATATCTTCGGGAGTGAAGTGGCCAATGCTTTCAAGGTGGTCATCCAGCTTGGCTCGATACTCGCTGTAGTCGTGCTCTTCTGGGGACGGTTCATGGACTTGCTTGGGTTGAAGAAATTGAAAGATACAAGTGCCGTGAAGGGTCCTAGGCTTAACCTATTGCAGATATTCGTCGGGTTGCTGCCGGCGGGCATTTTTGGTCTATTATTCGAAGACTACATCGATGACAAGTTATTCAGGATAGAGACAGTCATCATCGGGTTATTCCTTGGCGCGTTCCTGATGATCGCTGCGGATAAATTCCGTCCGAAGTTGACTGCTGAAACGGTTGACCAGATCACGTACAAGCAAGCACTTGGGGTCGGGTTGATCCAATGTCTGTCACTATGGCCGGGGTTTTCCCGTTCAGGTTCGACGATTTCAGGCGGGGTGCTTTTAGGGATGAGCTATCGGGCCGCTTCCGATTTCACGTTCATCATGGCCGTGCCGATCATGGCAGGTGCCAGTCTGTTGAAGGTCGTCAAGTATTGGGATTCTTTCACTCCTGAAGTTCTGCCATTCTTCATTGCAGGTTTCATCAGTGCATTCATCTTTGCTTTATTCTGTATTCGCTTTTTCTTGATTTTAATCAATAAAGTGAAATTGACGCCTTTTGCCATCTACCGGATCGTTTTGGCAGTGATCTTATTATTCATTATCTGGTAA
- a CDS encoding glycerophosphodiester phosphodiesterase, with amino-acid sequence MQNIKIFAHRGSKGTHPENTIAAFQKAAETGADGIEFDVHLSADGELVIIHDETLDRTTSLTGYVKDHSSQELKTGDAGVKYAKKFTGERIPFLREVFDWAKGNDLLMNVEIKTDKLAYDGIEQKIIDSIRHHKMEQRVILSSFNHQSIEKVKLLAPELERALLFEGLPDNLEQILRDKQESGFHPDKNSLTEATNEIAKTLGYKVRPWVANEEADIIKLAKMGVDVIMTDFPEMALKALKSWQANG; translated from the coding sequence TTGCAAAACATAAAAATTTTCGCCCATAGAGGCTCGAAAGGAACGCACCCGGAAAATACCATTGCCGCCTTCCAAAAGGCTGCCGAAACAGGAGCGGACGGGATCGAATTCGATGTCCATCTTAGTGCTGACGGGGAATTGGTCATCATCCATGATGAAACGCTCGACCGGACCACCTCCCTTACCGGGTATGTAAAAGATCATTCGTCCCAAGAGCTGAAAACGGGGGATGCCGGAGTCAAGTACGCCAAGAAATTCACCGGGGAGCGAATCCCTTTCCTGCGCGAGGTTTTTGACTGGGCCAAGGGTAATGACTTATTGATGAACGTCGAAATCAAAACGGATAAACTGGCCTATGATGGAATCGAACAGAAGATTATCGATTCGATCCGCCATCATAAGATGGAGCAGCGGGTGATCCTCTCCTCCTTTAACCATCAATCGATCGAAAAGGTGAAGCTGCTCGCTCCAGAGCTTGAACGCGCCTTATTGTTCGAGGGGCTTCCGGATAACCTGGAGCAAATCTTGCGTGATAAACAAGAATCCGGTTTTCATCCCGATAAAAACAGCCTGACGGAAGCGACCAATGAAATCGCGAAAACCCTCGGATATAAAGTCAGGCCGTGGGTCGCCAATGAGGAGGCCGATATCATCAAGCTCGCCAAAATGGGCGTTGACGTGATCATGACGGATTTCCCGGAAATGGCCCTCAAGGCATTAAAGTCCTGGCAGGCGAACGGCTGA
- a CDS encoding alpha/beta-type small acid-soluble spore protein, whose amino-acid sequence MANNNSSNQLVVAGAEQALQQMKYEIASEFGVNLGADTTARANGSVGGEITKRLVQMAEQQLGGSNYSR is encoded by the coding sequence ATGGCAAACAACAACAGCAGCAATCAACTAGTAGTAGCTGGCGCAGAGCAAGCTCTACAACAAATGAAATATGAAATCGCAAGTGAATTTGGCGTGAATCTAGGTGCCGACACTACTGCTCGCGCTAACGGTTCCGTTGGTGGAGAAATCACGAAACGTTTGGTTCAAATGGCTGAACAACAACTAGGCGGATCAAACTATTCTCGCTAA
- a CDS encoding glycoside hydrolase family 18 protein, with protein sequence MQIHVVRPGQTLYGIAQTYSVTVDRLVESNKIPNPNNLVSGQALVIPIVGSYYFVQPGDSLYSISQKVDVPYQELANINGLPEGQSLSVGYRLYIPARRKRTAEFNGYVEPRGTTVAPALETAAREAAPYLTYLAPFSFQALRDGSLKEPLLNNFPAIARENKNVLMMVITNQENDQFSDELGQIILTNTSVQNKFLNNIVATAKKYGFRDIHFDFEYLRPADKEAYNQFLRKAKERFKKEGWYISTALAPKTSADQKGRWYEAHDYRAQGEIVDFVIIMTYEWGYSGGPAMAVSPIGPVREVLEYAITEMPSNKILMGQNLYGYDWTLPFVQGSTARAVSPQQAIQIAADNDVSIEYDETAQAPHFNYTDIEDRQHEVWFEDARSIQAKFDLIKELNLRGMSYWKLGLSFPQNWLLISDNFNVRRRV encoded by the coding sequence TTGCAAATACATGTGGTTAGGCCAGGCCAGACGTTATATGGCATCGCCCAGACATACAGCGTAACCGTCGATCGGCTCGTGGAATCGAATAAAATTCCTAACCCAAATAATCTTGTCTCGGGGCAGGCCCTTGTCATTCCGATCGTCGGCAGCTATTATTTCGTGCAGCCGGGTGATAGTCTTTATTCCATTTCCCAAAAGGTCGATGTCCCTTATCAAGAATTGGCCAATATAAACGGGCTTCCAGAAGGTCAATCCCTCTCCGTCGGATATCGGCTCTATATACCGGCACGCAGGAAGCGGACTGCCGAATTCAATGGATATGTCGAGCCCAGGGGTACGACGGTCGCGCCGGCCCTAGAAACGGCAGCAAGGGAAGCGGCACCCTATTTGACCTATTTAGCTCCATTCAGCTTTCAGGCGCTTCGTGACGGCTCCTTAAAGGAGCCATTGCTCAATAATTTCCCAGCCATCGCCAGAGAAAATAAAAACGTCCTGATGATGGTGATCACCAATCAGGAAAATGACCAATTCAGCGATGAGCTCGGGCAAATCATCCTGACGAATACTTCCGTGCAAAATAAGTTCCTCAACAACATCGTTGCGACCGCAAAGAAATATGGATTCAGGGATATTCACTTCGACTTCGAATATTTACGGCCAGCCGATAAAGAAGCTTATAATCAATTTCTCCGGAAGGCCAAGGAGCGATTCAAAAAAGAAGGCTGGTACATTTCCACGGCACTTGCCCCGAAAACAAGCGCGGACCAAAAAGGACGCTGGTATGAGGCCCATGATTACAGGGCCCAAGGTGAGATTGTCGACTTCGTGATCATCATGACATATGAATGGGGATATAGCGGAGGGCCGGCCATGGCCGTCTCACCTATCGGACCCGTTCGCGAGGTGCTTGAATATGCGATTACGGAGATGCCATCCAACAAAATCCTGATGGGGCAAAATCTATATGGCTATGATTGGACCCTGCCCTTTGTACAGGGGTCCACAGCCCGGGCGGTAAGCCCCCAGCAGGCGATCCAGATTGCTGCCGACAATGACGTCTCCATCGAATACGATGAAACCGCACAGGCCCCGCACTTCAACTATACGGATATTGAGGATAGGCAGCATGAGGTATGGTTTGAGGATGCCCGTTCGATACAGGCAAAATTCGATTTAATCAAGGAATTGAACCTCAGAGGGATGAGTTATTGGAAGCTTGGCCTATCCTTCCCTCAAAACTGGCTGCTCATCAGCGATAACTTCAACGTACGCAGAAGAGTGTGA
- a CDS encoding potassium channel family protein: MIRIGPFNTAVPRFPRFIRLLSIIALFLLAFGVLIHLVEPKNFPTLLDGIWWAIVTMSTVGYGDYTPVTNLGKIIGMILILSGVGLITSYFAHIAKMSISTEQLFLTGRKDFTGGGHFIIVGWNGRSKRIIQNIHERKHHQSIVLIDDTLQKHPLPRTNIHFVHGKATLDSVLKKANINQAIRVLITADLKQDELQTDMFSILTLLAVKGLNPEVYCLVEILTHEQKENALRAGADGIVETNKFASEFMQDCLSKGIVGEAEEQVEGAGLKIKQLPIQAEWAEKTFKQLSTELLEQNILIIGILSGGETFIKPPADEIVHRNDVLLIIDD, from the coding sequence ATGATCAGAATCGGTCCATTCAATACCGCCGTTCCTAGATTTCCGCGTTTCATCAGATTACTTTCGATTATCGCCTTATTCTTACTAGCATTCGGGGTATTGATTCACCTTGTCGAGCCCAAGAACTTCCCCACCCTGCTTGATGGCATCTGGTGGGCCATCGTGACCATGTCAACCGTGGGCTACGGAGATTACACGCCTGTGACCAACCTTGGTAAAATCATCGGCATGATACTCATTTTATCGGGTGTAGGATTGATTACCTCTTATTTTGCACACATTGCAAAAATGTCCATTTCCACGGAACAGCTATTCCTTACAGGAAGGAAAGACTTCACCGGCGGCGGACATTTTATCATCGTGGGCTGGAATGGCCGTTCTAAACGGATCATCCAAAACATTCATGAGCGCAAACATCATCAATCCATCGTCCTTATCGATGATACGCTGCAAAAGCATCCGCTTCCGAGGACGAATATCCACTTCGTTCACGGTAAAGCGACATTGGATTCCGTCCTGAAGAAGGCCAATATAAACCAGGCGATACGTGTTCTTATCACGGCCGACCTTAAGCAGGACGAGCTGCAAACGGATATGTTCTCGATATTGACGCTGCTGGCCGTCAAGGGGCTGAACCCTGAAGTGTATTGCCTTGTCGAGATCTTGACCCATGAACAAAAGGAAAATGCCTTGCGCGCCGGGGCGGACGGAATCGTCGAAACGAATAAATTCGCGAGTGAATTTATGCAGGATTGCTTATCAAAGGGAATAGTCGGGGAAGCAGAAGAGCAAGTTGAAGGAGCCGGATTGAAAATCAAACAGCTGCCCATTCAGGCGGAATGGGCAGAAAAGACGTTCAAGCAGTTGAGCACGGAGCTATTGGAACAGAACATATTAATCATCGGCATCCTATCAGGAGGCGAGACCTTCATCAAGCCCCCTGCAGATGAAATCGTCCATCGCAATGACGTCCTGCTCATCATTGATGATTAA
- a CDS encoding YugN-like family protein: protein MIKISSELEGKTFGLFDLETKLKPEGYVIGGGWDYDHGSFDYKMDDSDGYQFLRVPFKAIDGSLDKDGAMVEILQPFLLSHKYEDGIDDEGNIGNLSASFNQFAEPEDPDAEFPENYISYGKSLVRDLEKLLLP from the coding sequence ATGATCAAGATTTCTTCTGAGTTGGAAGGGAAGACATTCGGCTTGTTCGATCTGGAGACGAAGTTAAAACCGGAAGGCTATGTGATTGGCGGTGGGTGGGATTATGACCACGGATCCTTCGATTACAAAATGGATGACAGCGACGGATACCAATTCCTGCGGGTCCCGTTCAAGGCCATCGATGGCTCACTCGATAAAGATGGGGCGATGGTCGAGATATTACAGCCATTCTTATTGTCCCATAAGTACGAGGACGGCATTGATGATGAAGGGAATATCGGAAACCTTTCTGCGTCATTCAACCAATTTGCCGAGCCTGAAGATCCGGATGCGGAATTTCCGGAAAACTATATCTCTTATGGCAAATCGCTTGTCCGTGATCTGGAAAAGCTATTGCTCCCTTAA
- a CDS encoding FlxA-like family protein: MQISSTTSSAYSRAGAGDSAYAIKELENRRTELQADIQEVYQTDDEAKEKEVKLKQLEQEMRQIERQLQQLQRSESREASKGEETSQKADDRLEISDAARLLYVQSKEE; encoded by the coding sequence ATGCAAATTTCATCAACGACAAGCTCCGCTTATTCGAGAGCTGGAGCAGGCGATTCGGCATATGCAATCAAGGAGCTGGAGAACCGGAGAACGGAGCTGCAGGCAGATATCCAGGAAGTATACCAAACGGATGACGAAGCAAAAGAAAAGGAAGTGAAGCTCAAGCAGCTGGAGCAGGAGATGCGGCAAATCGAAAGGCAGCTTCAGCAATTGCAAAGGAGCGAATCCAGGGAGGCATCAAAGGGGGAAGAAACGTCGCAAAAGGCTGATGACCGCTTGGAAATCAGTGACGCGGCCAGGCTCCTCTATGTGCAATCGAAGGAAGAATAA
- a CDS encoding glucose-6-phosphate isomerase → MAHIRFDYSKALPFFGEHEITYLQDAVKVAHHSLHEQTGAGNDYLGWIDLPANYDKEEFSRIKKAAAKIKEDSEVLLVIGIGGSYLGARAAVEMLQHSFYNILPSEKRKTPQVLFVGNNISSTYMQDLMDVLENRDFSINVISKSGTTTEPALAFRIFRKLLEQKYGVEEAKGRIYATTDKEKGALKTVATEEGFETFVIPDDVGGRYSVLTAVGLLPIAVSGADIDQIMEGAESARNDFSSSELADNQAYQYAAVRNVLYNKGKTIEMLINYEPGLQYFSEWWKQLFGESEGKDQKGIFPSSANFSTDLHSLGQYVQEGRRDLFETVIKVDNARHEILIEEADNDLDGLNYLSGETVQFVNNKAFEGTLLAHTDGGVPNLIVTVPKLDAYTFGYLVYFFEKACAMSGYLLGVNPFDQPGVEAYKVNMFALLGKPGFEEKKAELEKRL, encoded by the coding sequence ATGGCCCATATACGTTTCGATTATTCAAAAGCCCTGCCGTTTTTCGGAGAGCATGAAATAACCTATTTGCAGGACGCCGTAAAAGTGGCACACCATTCCCTGCATGAACAAACGGGAGCAGGAAATGATTATCTTGGCTGGATCGATCTCCCTGCCAACTATGATAAAGAAGAATTCTCAAGAATCAAAAAGGCTGCAGCGAAAATCAAGGAAGATTCGGAAGTGTTGCTGGTTATCGGAATCGGCGGGTCCTACTTGGGAGCCCGGGCAGCGGTTGAGATGCTTCAACACAGCTTTTACAACATATTGCCTTCTGAAAAAAGAAAAACCCCGCAAGTTTTATTTGTAGGTAACAATATTAGCTCTACATATATGCAGGATTTAATGGATGTATTGGAAAATAGGGATTTCTCGATCAATGTAATCTCCAAATCCGGTACGACGACTGAACCTGCACTGGCTTTCAGGATCTTCCGGAAGCTTCTTGAACAAAAATATGGCGTGGAAGAAGCAAAAGGCAGGATTTATGCGACCACTGATAAAGAAAAAGGCGCATTAAAAACAGTGGCAACGGAGGAAGGCTTCGAAACTTTCGTCATTCCTGACGATGTGGGAGGACGCTACTCGGTGTTAACCGCAGTGGGCTTGCTTCCGATTGCAGTCAGCGGTGCGGACATCGATCAAATCATGGAAGGTGCCGAAAGTGCCAGAAACGATTTCAGTTCATCCGAGTTAGCCGATAATCAGGCATACCAATATGCCGCAGTTCGAAATGTCCTTTACAATAAAGGGAAAACGATTGAGATGCTGATCAACTATGAGCCGGGTCTGCAATATTTCTCTGAGTGGTGGAAGCAATTATTCGGAGAAAGTGAAGGCAAGGACCAAAAAGGGATTTTCCCTTCGTCGGCCAACTTTTCGACTGACCTGCATTCATTAGGGCAATATGTTCAGGAAGGTCGTCGCGATCTTTTTGAAACAGTCATTAAAGTCGATAATGCCCGTCATGAAATCTTGATCGAGGAAGCGGATAATGATTTGGATGGCCTGAACTATCTTTCAGGTGAAACGGTGCAGTTCGTCAATAATAAAGCATTCGAGGGCACGCTGTTAGCCCATACCGACGGCGGCGTTCCGAACCTTATCGTAACGGTTCCGAAGCTTGATGCGTATACGTTTGGCTACCTGGTCTACTTCTTCGAGAAGGCCTGTGCAATGAGCGGATACCTGCTTGGCGTCAATCCATTCGATCAGCCTGGTGTGGAAGCTTATAAGGTGAACATGTTTGCACTTTTGGGCAAGCCTGGCTTTGAAGAGAAAAAAGCGGAATTAGAGAAGCGCTTATAA
- a CDS encoding iron-containing alcohol dehydrogenase, with amino-acid sequence MENYTFKNPTKVIFGKDQLESIKSEIPAYGNKVLLVYGSGSIKKNGLYEKVIKALKEIDAEVHELSGVEPNPRISTVQKGVDLCKQHQIDFILAVGGGSVIDATKAIAAGAKYDGNPWELVIKKAPVEAALPFGTVLTLAATGSEANSGSVITNWETKEKYGWGSPLVFPQFSILDPENTFSVPKNQTVYGMVDMMSHVFETYFHPETHAPLQDRFCESLLLTVMETAPELLKDLENYEHRATILYAGHIALNGSLGVGYSGDWATHNIEHAVSAVYDIPHAGGLAILFPNWMKHVLHENVSRFKQVAIRVFDVDPEGKTDEEAALEGIDRLRAFWSSLGAPTTLSDYEIDDSQLEVIADKAMSRGDFGRFKVLNREDVLAILRASL; translated from the coding sequence ATGGAAAATTACACGTTTAAAAATCCCACTAAAGTAATTTTCGGGAAAGATCAGCTTGAAAGCATAAAATCCGAAATTCCGGCTTATGGAAATAAAGTTTTACTCGTATACGGATCCGGCAGCATAAAGAAAAATGGCTTATATGAAAAAGTGATCAAAGCCTTGAAAGAAATCGATGCCGAGGTGCACGAACTATCCGGGGTTGAACCGAATCCGCGCATCTCCACCGTTCAAAAGGGTGTGGATCTTTGTAAGCAGCATCAGATCGACTTTATCCTTGCCGTTGGCGGCGGAAGCGTCATTGACGCTACAAAGGCCATTGCTGCAGGTGCTAAATATGACGGCAACCCATGGGAACTCGTCATCAAGAAGGCGCCGGTCGAGGCGGCATTGCCATTTGGGACGGTGCTGACGTTGGCTGCAACGGGCTCCGAAGCAAATTCGGGATCCGTCATAACAAACTGGGAGACAAAAGAGAAATACGGTTGGGGCAGCCCATTGGTTTTCCCTCAATTCTCCATTTTAGATCCCGAAAACACTTTTTCGGTACCTAAAAACCAAACGGTATACGGAATGGTCGATATGATGTCACATGTGTTCGAAACATACTTCCATCCCGAAACGCATGCACCGCTTCAGGATCGTTTCTGTGAATCGCTGTTATTGACCGTGATGGAAACGGCACCTGAACTATTGAAAGATCTCGAGAATTATGAGCACAGGGCTACGATCTTGTATGCCGGGCATATTGCCCTTAATGGTTCGCTCGGAGTCGGTTACAGTGGTGATTGGGCGACGCATAATATTGAACATGCCGTCTCGGCAGTGTATGACATCCCTCATGCCGGCGGATTGGCCATCCTGTTCCCGAATTGGATGAAACATGTACTTCATGAAAATGTCTCACGCTTCAAACAGGTTGCGATCCGGGTATTCGATGTCGATCCTGAAGGGAAAACGGATGAGGAAGCGGCACTTGAGGGAATTGACAGGCTTCGTGCATTTTGGAGCAGCTTAGGGGCGCCGACCACTCTTTCCGATTATGAAATTGATGACTCACAGCTGGAAGTCATCGCTGATAAAGCGATGAGCAGAGGCGATTTTGGCCGATTCAAGGTCCTGAACCGTGAAGATGTTCTTGCGATATTACGCGCTTCTTTATAA
- a CDS encoding DUF378 domain-containing protein, which produces MSGIQRTALVLTIIGAINWGLIGFFQFDLVASIFGGQDAALARIVYGLVGIAGLVNLGLLFKPSPEISREPETKPTR; this is translated from the coding sequence ATGAGTGGAATTCAAAGAACGGCACTTGTTCTTACAATAATCGGTGCAATCAATTGGGGATTAATAGGGTTTTTCCAATTTGATTTAGTCGCATCGATCTTCGGAGGCCAGGATGCTGCATTGGCCCGTATCGTTTATGGATTGGTTGGAATTGCTGGCTTGGTCAATCTTGGTCTTCTCTTCAAACCAAGTCCTGAAATATCCAGGGAGCCAGAAACAAAACCGACTCGTTAA
- the yugI gene encoding S1 domain-containing post-transcriptional regulator GSP13, with product MSEKFEIGAVVTGKVTGIQPYGAFVALDDSTQGLVHISEITHGFVKDINEHLKVGDEVKVKVLSIDSAAGKIGLSIRATEEAPERTEAPKKAPKKRQASVKATSHIESTEGFNTLKDKLQEWIEQSQREDLIKK from the coding sequence ATGTCTGAGAAATTCGAAATTGGTGCGGTAGTTACTGGTAAAGTAACTGGTATTCAACCATACGGTGCTTTTGTTGCTTTAGATGATTCAACTCAAGGTTTAGTTCATATTTCTGAAATCACTCACGGATTCGTTAAAGATATCAACGAACATTTAAAAGTGGGCGATGAAGTGAAAGTGAAAGTTCTTTCAATCGATTCAGCTGCTGGAAAAATCGGCTTATCGATCCGTGCTACAGAAGAAGCTCCTGAGCGTACTGAAGCTCCGAAAAAAGCTCCGAAAAAACGCCAAGCATCTGTTAAAGCAACATCTCACATCGAATCTACTGAAGGATTCAACACATTGAAAGACAAACTTCAAGAGTGGATCGAACAATCTCAACGCGAAGACCTTATCAAAAAATAA